In the Paenibacillus sp. FSL H7-0357 genome, one interval contains:
- a CDS encoding LysR family transcriptional regulator, giving the protein MNIVKLQIVVLIEKYKKVTDVAAEMGLKQPTVSFHMKSLENELGASLFQYRSGRVLLTDAGRALFQYAVRIVSLAAEAERSVKQFSSLTSGSLTLEAGYMPGTYFVPNIMSQFINLHPGIDVSLTIQSDHLVRERLRGREIQLGILQDSDGGDDSFHTQVVARDEVVLIFAPGHSFAQIKVLSPELVAQEPWIQHDPASSLRGTADQWAQLNNVRVWNNTVVNSPEAFKRMISEGGNVGLFSKAGVADEAALGRLSYAPLPGISPGLATYVLAWRKDYTLTPLQQAFVEMAAAESVLV; this is encoded by the coding sequence ATGAATATTGTGAAGCTGCAAATTGTAGTCCTGATTGAAAAATATAAAAAAGTAACGGATGTCGCTGCCGAAATGGGCCTAAAACAGCCTACCGTTTCCTTTCATATGAAAAGCCTTGAGAATGAGCTCGGAGCTTCCCTCTTTCAATACCGCAGCGGGCGTGTGCTGTTAACCGATGCCGGACGGGCGCTTTTTCAATATGCAGTTCGTATTGTTTCCCTCGCTGCAGAAGCGGAGCGGAGCGTCAAACAGTTCTCCTCCCTCACATCGGGTAGCCTTACGCTTGAGGCCGGGTACATGCCTGGTACTTACTTTGTTCCTAATATAATGTCGCAATTTATCAATCTTCATCCGGGGATAGATGTGTCGCTTACGATACAATCGGATCACCTTGTGCGCGAACGGCTGAGGGGGCGGGAGATCCAACTGGGGATACTGCAAGATAGTGATGGCGGAGATGACTCCTTTCATACCCAGGTAGTTGCCCGGGATGAGGTTGTTCTTATATTTGCGCCCGGTCATTCGTTTGCTCAAATTAAAGTGCTGTCCCCGGAGCTGGTGGCGCAGGAGCCATGGATTCAGCATGATCCCGCTTCCAGCCTGAGAGGAACAGCCGACCAATGGGCACAGCTGAACAATGTCCGTGTATGGAATAATACTGTTGTTAATTCGCCGGAGGCCTTTAAAAGGATGATTAGTGAAGGCGGAAATGTGGGACTATTCTCCAAAGCAGGGGTTGCAGACGAGGCGGCCTTGGGCCGTTTAAGTTATGCTCCGCTCCCGGGGATTTCGCCTGGGCTTGCTACTTATGTACTGGCTTGGCGAAAGGATTATACCTTAACTCCCTTGCAGCAGGCGTTTGTGGAAATGGCTGCTGCTGAGAGCGTGTTGGTATGA
- a CDS encoding class I SAM-dependent methyltransferase, with translation MNDQDLEQEPQDNPGAAPSSEELWNEDTYAAWTSRFGTPSEAAAKLSKDPASRLFPLNAYFGEVRGKKMMNLMGSNGMKAVALGLLGAEMTVADFSEANARYAAELAQEAGVGLSYIVSDVLKLPDEVLDSTYDIVFAEMGIVHYFTDLTPFMDTVCRLLAQGGTFVLRDFHPVTTKLISSKGSTAKVRKHKVSGDYFDTALEEKKVSYSKYLPASGSQTGEKHSVVYWRRWTLGEIVTAAAASGLVIRELVEEPNLSSEVYDKGIPKTFTLVAEKR, from the coding sequence ATGAATGATCAAGACTTAGAACAAGAACCGCAAGACAATCCGGGAGCTGCGCCTTCCAGTGAAGAACTCTGGAATGAGGATACCTATGCCGCATGGACGAGCAGATTCGGCACTCCGTCAGAGGCAGCAGCAAAGTTGTCCAAAGATCCAGCATCCCGGCTGTTCCCGTTAAACGCTTATTTCGGAGAGGTCCGCGGGAAGAAGATGATGAATCTGATGGGCTCGAACGGCATGAAGGCGGTAGCCCTTGGGCTGCTGGGAGCTGAAATGACTGTTGCCGATTTCTCGGAAGCCAACGCCCGGTACGCAGCGGAATTGGCGCAGGAAGCCGGAGTCGGGCTGTCCTATATCGTCTCGGATGTGCTGAAGCTGCCGGACGAGGTGCTGGACAGCACGTATGATATCGTTTTCGCTGAAATGGGGATTGTCCATTATTTCACTGACCTGACCCCGTTTATGGATACTGTCTGCCGTCTGCTGGCTCAGGGGGGAACCTTCGTGCTGCGCGACTTTCATCCGGTAACGACCAAGCTGATTTCTTCCAAAGGATCTACTGCTAAAGTACGGAAGCACAAGGTAAGCGGCGATTATTTCGATACAGCGCTGGAAGAGAAAAAGGTGTCTTACTCGAAGTATTTGCCTGCTTCAGGCAGTCAGACGGGTGAGAAACATAGTGTTGTTTATTGGCGGCGCTGGACTTTGGGGGAGATCGTTACGGCAGCCGCCGCTAGTGGTCTAGTCATCCGAGAACTGGTGGAGGAGCCCAACCTGTCGTCTGAGGTTTACGACAAAGGAATTCCCAAGACGTTTACACTGGTAGCAGAGAAACGTTGA
- a CDS encoding DMT family transporter: MTSKKPPVPIPLLMLIGIVAISFSSIFIKWSSAPVSVQGMYRLLFTSLLMLPFARPYSGAAFALRRKDWLLLLVSGAMLALHFLLWMGSLKFTSVASSTMIMALEPVFIMLGAYLLYKEKSSMSAIAGLAIAIFGVVFIGWGDIGLSSDNLKGDLLSIGGTAAVAAHLLIGQKLVARMPSYLYSLIVFIAAAIVFAVYNLLAGIPFFDYPPREWGIFVLLAIVPTVFGHILFNWLLQYASATTVSMNILGEPVGASILAFLLLGEQLTILQWAGGVLVMGGLAVYLYAGRRKAAKRSEALPSIS, from the coding sequence GTGACTTCAAAAAAACCGCCTGTTCCCATTCCGCTATTGATGCTGATTGGAATTGTGGCTATTTCTTTTTCTTCTATTTTTATAAAATGGTCATCCGCTCCGGTATCGGTTCAGGGGATGTACCGGCTGCTGTTCACCTCGCTATTGATGCTGCCCTTTGCCCGGCCTTACAGCGGAGCCGCTTTTGCCCTGCGCCGCAAAGACTGGCTGCTGCTGCTTGTGTCCGGGGCGATGCTGGCCCTGCATTTTTTACTGTGGATGGGTTCACTGAAATTCACCTCTGTAGCCAGCTCGACGATGATTATGGCACTGGAGCCGGTGTTTATTATGCTGGGAGCCTATTTGCTGTATAAAGAAAAAAGCAGCATGTCCGCCATAGCGGGGCTTGCCATTGCGATCTTTGGTGTTGTATTTATTGGCTGGGGAGATATCGGCCTGTCCTCCGACAATTTAAAAGGTGATTTGCTGTCCATTGGCGGAACAGCAGCAGTTGCCGCTCATTTGCTGATCGGACAGAAGCTGGTTGCCCGCATGCCATCGTATTTGTATAGCCTGATTGTATTTATCGCAGCGGCTATTGTTTTTGCGGTATATAATCTGCTGGCGGGCATTCCGTTCTTTGATTATCCGCCAAGGGAGTGGGGAATCTTCGTATTGCTGGCAATTGTCCCGACCGTATTTGGTCACATTTTGTTTAACTGGCTGCTGCAGTACGCTTCGGCGACTACCGTTTCGATGAATATTCTGGGAGAGCCGGTTGGTGCAAGTATTCTGGCCTTCCTGCTGCTTGGCGAACAGTTGACAATCCTCCAATGGGCCGGCGGTGTATTGGTAATGGGAGGGCTTGCAGTCTATTTGTATGCAGGACGCAGGAAAGCTGCAAAGAGAAGTGAGGCTCTGCCCAGCATCTCCTAA
- a CDS encoding VanW family protein, with the protein MNAGKSAMKPVRRSSLRLFAGKRYFTWKRYWTWFIQHGNKATKHRSEALPYKAAGHSTPLLRRLRNVDMQLQYNKIANLRLAVARLDGLVISPGETFSYWQTIGKPTRRKGYLDGMVLYYGGFRSGTGGGLCQLSNLIYWMTLHTPLSVTERHRHSYDVFPDEQRTQPFGSGATCAYNYLDLQLQNNTDRTYQLKLHLDDTHLYGEWRCDDKQLYRYEVYEADHVIRLEPWGGYVRSNSIRRRVFTRSGELAGDEAVAENHALMMYSPLLHPPTELAEG; encoded by the coding sequence ATGAATGCAGGGAAATCTGCGATGAAGCCAGTGCGCCGTTCCAGCTTGAGATTGTTCGCCGGCAAGCGATATTTCACCTGGAAAAGATACTGGACATGGTTTATTCAGCACGGGAACAAGGCAACAAAACATCGGTCTGAGGCACTGCCCTATAAGGCAGCCGGGCATTCAACCCCGCTCCTGCGCAGACTGCGAAATGTGGACATGCAGCTACAGTACAATAAGATTGCAAATCTGCGTCTGGCCGTCGCCAGGCTGGATGGTCTGGTGATCTCGCCGGGAGAGACCTTCTCGTATTGGCAAACGATCGGCAAGCCAACCCGGCGCAAAGGTTACTTGGACGGAATGGTTCTATATTACGGTGGTTTTCGTTCCGGCACAGGAGGCGGATTATGCCAGTTGTCCAATCTGATCTACTGGATGACGCTGCACACCCCGCTGAGCGTGACCGAGCGGCACCGCCACAGCTATGATGTATTTCCCGACGAACAGCGGACACAACCTTTCGGCAGCGGGGCTACTTGTGCATATAATTATTTGGATCTGCAGCTTCAGAACAATACAGACCGGACATATCAGTTGAAGCTGCACCTGGATGATACTCATCTGTACGGCGAATGGCGATGCGATGACAAGCAGCTTTATCGTTATGAGGTATACGAGGCTGATCATGTTATCCGTCTGGAACCATGGGGCGGTTATGTCCGCAGCAACAGCATCCGCCGCAGAGTATTTACGCGGAGCGGCGAGCTTGCAGGGGATGAAGCGGTAGCCGAAAATCATGCCCTGATGATGTACTCTCCGCTGCTGCATCCGCCCACTGAATTAGCGGAAGGGTGA
- a CDS encoding cysteine hydrolase family protein, with the protein MTTALLIIDVQEAMFSYDVKLHDEGGVMDRIISLLNKARSAGAPVVYIQHTEDEEYTKGLPTWQISSRIMPKEEDSIVEKPTWDAFHRTRLHEELQRLGVTDLVICGMQSEFCVDTTTRRAYSMGYSSVLVQDAHSTFGNADFSGEEIVRHHNSVLGGRFAVLRPEREVEFQ; encoded by the coding sequence ATGACAACAGCCTTATTAATTATCGATGTCCAAGAAGCCATGTTCTCTTATGATGTGAAGCTGCATGATGAAGGAGGCGTGATGGACCGGATTATATCGCTATTGAATAAAGCCCGCTCCGCAGGGGCTCCGGTTGTTTATATCCAGCATACCGAGGATGAGGAATATACGAAGGGCTTGCCCACCTGGCAGATCAGCAGCCGAATTATGCCGAAGGAGGAAGACTCCATCGTCGAGAAGCCGACTTGGGATGCTTTTCACCGTACCCGGCTGCATGAGGAGCTGCAGCGTTTGGGTGTGACCGATCTTGTCATATGCGGGATGCAAAGCGAATTCTGTGTCGATACAACCACTAGACGGGCCTACAGCATGGGGTATTCCAGCGTACTGGTCCAGGATGCGCATAGCACTTTCGGCAACGCCGATTTTAGCGGTGAAGAGATTGTCAGGCATCATAATTCAGTGCTGGGCGGGAGATTCGCTGTGCTTCGGCCGGAGCGTGAGGTAGAATTCCAATGA
- the queE gene encoding 7-carboxy-7-deazaguanine synthase QueE, with translation MSKIPVIEMFGPTIQGEGAVIGVKTMFVRTYGCDYRCSWCDSAFTWDGSAKDKVRMLTPEEIMAELLSLAGNNFDCVTISGGNPALIGEAMGTFIMGLHERGIQAAIETQGSRWQEWFNDVDVLTISPKPPSSGMTTDWETLDGIMGKLHDKGKAAHSLKVVVFNEGDYEYAKAVHKRYPEVPLFLQPGNEDVTEEGDISVRLLGRLEWLFNQVIFDPEMNRARVLPQLHALIWHNKRGK, from the coding sequence GTGAGTAAGATTCCGGTCATAGAAATGTTCGGCCCAACCATTCAGGGGGAAGGCGCAGTTATCGGAGTGAAAACCATGTTCGTCCGTACTTATGGCTGTGACTATCGCTGCAGCTGGTGCGATTCCGCATTCACATGGGATGGTTCGGCCAAGGATAAGGTGCGGATGCTTACACCAGAGGAGATTATGGCCGAGCTGCTCTCACTAGCCGGAAATAATTTTGACTGTGTAACCATCTCCGGTGGCAACCCTGCACTAATTGGCGAGGCGATGGGTACCTTCATCATGGGGTTGCACGAGCGGGGCATTCAAGCGGCAATCGAAACGCAGGGCAGCCGCTGGCAGGAATGGTTCAACGATGTGGATGTGCTGACAATCAGCCCCAAGCCGCCAAGCTCAGGTATGACGACGGATTGGGAGACCCTTGATGGCATTATGGGGAAGCTGCATGATAAAGGCAAAGCTGCCCATAGCCTGAAGGTTGTTGTCTTTAACGAAGGCGATTATGAATATGCCAAAGCAGTGCATAAACGATACCCTGAGGTGCCACTGTTCCTGCAGCCGGGCAATGAGGATGTCACGGAGGAAGGTGACATTTCCGTACGTCTGCTGGGTAGACTGGAATGGCTGTTTAATCAGGTGATCTTCGATCCGGAGATGAACCGGGCACGGGTGCTCCCTCAGCTTCATGCACTCATCTGGCATAATAAACGAGGGAAATAA
- a CDS encoding 6-pyruvoyl trahydropterin synthase family protein, whose translation MLGEVSVCKIFTFDAAHQLIGHKGKCSNLHGHTYKLEVVLKGKPSLEEGHSDEGFVIDFSDIKSTVQQSLVDRLDHAFLAMGNEPVLDTLTNTGSKVALLSFRTTVENMACYIAYKLKQVALPLYSVKLWETPTSWAEVLAEDIPEDGPSYRMHGGCDCE comes from the coding sequence ATGCTAGGCGAAGTATCGGTTTGTAAAATATTCACTTTTGACGCTGCACATCAGCTGATTGGACATAAGGGAAAATGCAGTAATCTCCACGGCCACACCTACAAGCTTGAAGTGGTCCTGAAGGGCAAACCTTCCCTGGAGGAGGGGCATTCGGACGAAGGCTTCGTGATTGATTTCAGCGATATTAAAAGCACGGTACAGCAGAGTCTGGTCGACCGGCTGGATCACGCTTTTCTGGCGATGGGCAACGAGCCTGTGCTGGATACATTGACAAATACGGGATCGAAGGTAGCGCTGCTCTCCTTCCGCACGACGGTGGAGAACATGGCGTGTTATATAGCCTACAAGCTGAAGCAAGTGGCGTTGCCGCTATATTCCGTTAAGCTGTGGGAGACGCCCACTTCCTGGGCGGAGGTGCTGGCTGAGGATATTCCGGAGGATGGACCCTCCTACCGTATGCATGGGGGTTGTGACTGTGAGTAA
- the queC gene encoding 7-cyano-7-deazaguanine synthase QueC, whose amino-acid sequence MNKKALVVFSGGQDSTTCLVWAIQHFEEVQVVTFNYNQRHAAEIEVAKEIAAKFNVKQHILDLGLLNQLAPNALTRDDIEIVSGEGDELPSTFVDGRNLLFLSFAAILAKQLGYANIVTGVCQTDFSGYPDCRDVFVKSLNVTLNLSMDYEFVIHTPLMWLDKKETWKMADELGQFDYIRQHTLTCYNGIIGSGCGTCPACLLRKRGLEQYVAERKKVGL is encoded by the coding sequence ATGAATAAAAAAGCGCTCGTCGTATTCAGCGGCGGACAAGACAGTACAACCTGCCTCGTGTGGGCTATTCAGCACTTCGAGGAAGTTCAGGTCGTTACTTTTAACTATAACCAGCGCCATGCCGCTGAAATTGAGGTTGCCAAGGAAATTGCCGCCAAGTTCAATGTGAAGCAGCATATTCTTGATTTGGGATTGCTGAATCAGCTGGCACCCAATGCTTTGACCCGTGATGATATAGAAATTGTATCCGGTGAAGGGGATGAATTGCCCAGCACCTTTGTAGATGGCCGGAACCTGCTGTTCCTGTCCTTTGCGGCAATTCTGGCGAAGCAGCTAGGATATGCCAATATCGTCACCGGCGTATGCCAGACCGATTTCAGCGGGTATCCAGACTGCCGCGATGTGTTTGTGAAATCATTGAATGTAACCCTCAATCTGTCCATGGATTATGAGTTTGTCATTCATACACCACTAATGTGGCTGGATAAAAAAGAAACCTGGAAGATGGCCGACGAGCTGGGCCAGTTTGATTACATCCGTCAGCACACTCTGACTTGCTACAACGGTATCATTGGCAGCGGCTGCGGCACCTGCCCAGCATGTTTGCTTCGCAAGCGTGGCCTTGAGCAATATGTGGCTGAGAGAAAGAAGGTCGGCTTATAA
- the queF gene encoding preQ(1) synthase has translation MSEGRLKEEMQEVTLLGNQGTQYKFGYDPEILEVFDNKHPGRDYFVKFNCPEFTSLCPVTGQPDFGVMYISYVPEQKMVESKSLKLYLFSFRNHGDFHEDCVNIIMNDLISLMEPRYIEVWGKFTPRGGISIDPYCNWGRPGTKYEAMAEHRLINHDLYPEKVDNR, from the coding sequence ATGTCAGAAGGCAGATTGAAAGAGGAAATGCAAGAGGTCACCCTGCTGGGCAATCAAGGGACGCAGTACAAATTCGGCTATGATCCGGAAATTCTCGAGGTGTTTGACAACAAACATCCCGGCCGCGATTATTTTGTGAAGTTTAATTGCCCCGAGTTCACCAGCCTGTGCCCCGTAACCGGACAGCCGGATTTCGGCGTGATGTACATTTCGTACGTTCCGGAGCAAAAGATGGTCGAGTCCAAGTCCCTGAAGCTCTATCTGTTCAGCTTCCGCAATCACGGTGACTTTCATGAAGACTGTGTCAACATTATTATGAATGACTTGATCTCGCTCATGGAGCCGCGTTACATCGAAGTATGGGGCAAATTCACCCCGCGCGGCGGAATATCCATTGATCCTTACTGCAACTGGGGGCGTCCGGGAACCAAGTATGAGGCGATGGCCGAACACCGGCTGATTAATCATGACCTATATCCAGAAAAAGTGGATAACCGATGA
- a CDS encoding ABC transporter permease, with protein sequence MTKLIRHECKDLLRNPSIIILVMLPIFMSKIIISVMDKNGINFMLLSTWILFAQVMVGIMMTGPGLIEERESKTFDALLISPLGRGQILVAKGLTVLLFSVLSQTVVFLLNQGFASELLSVFPYMLAGGILFVEVGMIIGLKLDSSKNGSAVSSAVMVVFFLLASVYQALPDWTYPFFAALPSIEIVENLNRILNGDGPLLFESLLLPLWMTVLALWIWRTGKE encoded by the coding sequence GTGACGAAGCTGATCCGTCATGAATGCAAGGATTTGCTCCGCAATCCTTCTATAATTATTCTCGTGATGCTGCCGATTTTTATGTCCAAAATCATCATCTCGGTCATGGACAAAAACGGGATTAACTTTATGCTGCTGTCAACGTGGATTTTGTTCGCCCAGGTTATGGTAGGGATTATGATGACCGGTCCGGGTCTCATTGAAGAACGGGAAAGTAAAACCTTTGATGCGCTGCTTATATCACCGCTTGGCAGAGGGCAGATTCTTGTGGCCAAAGGTTTAACAGTTCTGCTGTTTTCTGTCTTGTCACAAACGGTAGTATTTCTGCTCAATCAGGGGTTTGCCTCAGAATTGCTGTCGGTCTTTCCGTATATGCTGGCTGGAGGGATCCTTTTTGTGGAGGTTGGAATGATCATCGGATTGAAGCTCGACTCTTCTAAGAATGGTTCTGCTGTCAGCTCTGCGGTCATGGTTGTCTTTTTCCTGCTTGCTTCCGTATATCAGGCACTGCCGGACTGGACTTATCCGTTCTTCGCCGCTTTGCCAAGCATTGAAATCGTGGAAAATTTAAATCGTATTCTAAACGGCGACGGCCCGCTACTTTTCGAGAGTCTGCTGCTCCCGCTGTGGATGACCGTTCTGGCACTATGGATCTGGAGAACCGGCAAAGAGTAG
- a CDS encoding ABC transporter ATP-binding protein, with translation MIQLTEVSKSFQEKRAVDRLSFSVGEGEVFGFLGPNGAGKTTTIRMMTGLLQPSEGQIVINGMNISQHKKKVHAQIGVVFELPNLYVRSSIRDNLELFADLYGVAKGRVDEVIGSLQLEERQNSKVGSLSKGWKQRVLIARSLLHRPKVLFMDEPTSGLDPNSAALIRKYIMRIKAEGTTIVITTHDMHEAEELSDRVGIMHAGRLVALDNPQSLKKAYGKAEIETEYWQEDKVMSTSWPLADEMTKDHIYQLMASGKLISLHSKEASLADVFAALTGSELS, from the coding sequence TTGATTCAGCTTACGGAGGTATCGAAATCGTTTCAGGAGAAGCGGGCGGTAGACCGGCTGTCTTTTTCAGTGGGGGAAGGGGAAGTATTTGGCTTTCTAGGCCCCAACGGGGCGGGGAAAACAACAACTATTCGCATGATGACCGGCCTGCTTCAGCCCAGTGAAGGACAAATAGTGATTAATGGCATGAATATTTCACAACATAAAAAGAAGGTTCACGCTCAGATCGGGGTTGTCTTTGAGCTGCCAAATCTATATGTACGCAGTTCGATCCGCGATAACCTTGAACTTTTTGCCGATTTGTACGGTGTGGCCAAGGGGCGGGTGGATGAAGTGATTGGCAGCCTGCAACTGGAGGAACGACAGAATTCCAAGGTTGGCAGCTTGTCCAAAGGCTGGAAGCAGCGTGTGTTAATCGCCAGAAGCCTGCTGCACAGGCCCAAAGTACTGTTTATGGATGAACCGACAAGCGGATTGGATCCCAACTCGGCGGCGCTTATCAGGAAATACATAATGAGGATTAAGGCTGAAGGAACTACGATTGTCATCACCACCCATGATATGCATGAGGCGGAGGAGTTAAGCGACCGTGTAGGCATTATGCATGCTGGACGATTGGTCGCACTGGATAACCCGCAGAGCTTGAAAAAGGCTTATGGAAAGGCAGAGATTGAAACCGAATACTGGCAAGAGGATAAAGTGATGAGCACATCCTGGCCATTGGCGGACGAGATGACGAAAGACCACATTTATCAGCTTATGGCGAGCGGGAAGCTTATCAGCCTGCATAGCAAAGAAGCTTCTTTGGCAGACGTATTCGCCGCCCTGACGGGAAGTGAGCTGAGTTGA
- the murB gene encoding UDP-N-acetylmuramate dehydrogenase, whose protein sequence is MNISKIQEDLQQLAPAGTVKSHEVLKDYVFTQMGGRADILAEPVTYEEIQNIVTYARKNDIPLTVLGNGSNVIIRDGGIRGIVLQTSGLNSMGIQGDLLYAQCGAKIIDVSRYALEQELAGLEFACGIPGTVGGALYMNAGAYGGEVKDVLQSALAINKAGQLVTLQGDEFQWGYRQSVFASGEYIVLEARFALNPGNPALIKASMDELTYLRESKQPLEYPSCGSVFKRPPGRYAGQLIQESGLQGTRIGGAEVSRKHAGFIVNADNATASDYIGLIQHVRAAVKDKFGVELETEVEIIGEE, encoded by the coding sequence ATGAATATCAGCAAAATTCAAGAGGATCTGCAGCAACTGGCTCCAGCCGGTACGGTAAAAAGCCATGAAGTGCTTAAGGATTATGTATTCACCCAAATGGGCGGCCGTGCAGATATACTGGCTGAACCTGTCACTTATGAGGAAATTCAAAATATTGTTACATATGCCCGGAAAAATGATATTCCTCTCACAGTACTGGGAAATGGTTCAAATGTAATTATCCGTGACGGTGGGATCCGCGGGATCGTCCTGCAGACCTCAGGCCTTAACAGTATGGGGATTCAAGGAGATCTTCTGTACGCCCAGTGCGGTGCTAAGATCATTGATGTATCCAGGTATGCCCTGGAGCAGGAACTGGCAGGTCTTGAGTTTGCCTGCGGTATCCCCGGAACAGTTGGCGGTGCTCTCTACATGAATGCTGGCGCTTATGGAGGCGAAGTTAAGGATGTGCTGCAAAGTGCACTTGCGATCAATAAGGCGGGGCAGCTGGTCACCCTGCAAGGGGATGAGTTTCAATGGGGATATAGACAAAGTGTTTTTGCTAGCGGTGAATATATCGTGCTGGAAGCCAGATTCGCGCTAAATCCGGGAAATCCTGCTTTAATTAAAGCTTCCATGGATGAATTGACCTATCTGCGTGAATCCAAGCAACCGTTGGAATACCCGTCATGCGGCAGTGTCTTTAAGCGGCCGCCGGGCCGTTATGCCGGACAGCTGATCCAGGAAAGCGGGCTTCAAGGGACCCGGATTGGCGGTGCGGAAGTCTCGCGTAAACATGCCGGATTTATTGTCAACGCAGATAATGCCACTGCGAGTGATTATATCGGACTTATTCAGCATGTGCGGGCTGCAGTGAAGGATAAATTCGGAGTCGAGCTGGAGACTGAAGTGGAAATTATCGGAGAAGAATAA